Proteins encoded by one window of Actinocorallia herbida:
- a CDS encoding ABC transporter ATP-binding protein: protein MTVSVRLDDVHVTLGGNHILRGVSLDIAQGEFVTLLGPSGSGKSTTLNVIGGLTDTSGGDVMFDTERVNDVPPHSRDVGVVFQSYALFPHLSVGENVAFPLLTRRRPRKERTETALRMLELVQLGEMADRKVASLSGGQRQRVAIARALAASPRLLLLDEPMAALDRQLRETMQMEIKRLHARLGLTTIAVTHDQTEALTMSDKVAIMKDGLIEQYGTPEDLYHRPATRFVATFLGEANLVPVEGGRLAGFGAPYAASGTAVLRPEDLCLVGDGDGGDGIDGVLRLKVFQGSRFRLEVDHPEAGTLIVSLPPSVDASGLTEGGKVRIGLSHAAPRHVIGD, encoded by the coding sequence TTGACGGTCTCGGTCCGCCTCGACGACGTGCACGTCACGCTCGGAGGCAACCACATCCTGCGCGGGGTCTCCCTCGACATCGCCCAGGGCGAGTTCGTGACCCTGCTCGGTCCGAGCGGCAGCGGCAAGTCCACCACGCTCAACGTGATCGGCGGCCTCACCGACACCTCGGGCGGCGACGTCATGTTCGACACCGAGCGCGTCAACGACGTGCCGCCGCACAGCCGCGACGTGGGCGTGGTGTTCCAGTCCTACGCGCTGTTCCCGCACCTGAGCGTCGGGGAGAACGTGGCGTTCCCGCTGCTGACCCGCCGCCGCCCCAGGAAGGAGCGGACGGAGACGGCGCTGCGGATGCTGGAGCTGGTCCAGCTCGGCGAGATGGCCGACCGCAAGGTCGCCTCGCTGTCCGGCGGGCAGCGCCAGCGCGTCGCGATCGCCCGCGCGCTCGCCGCCTCGCCGCGGTTGCTCCTGCTGGACGAGCCGATGGCCGCGCTCGACCGCCAGCTGCGCGAGACGATGCAGATGGAGATCAAGCGGCTGCACGCCAGGCTCGGGCTCACCACGATCGCGGTCACCCACGACCAGACCGAGGCGCTGACGATGTCCGACAAGGTCGCCATCATGAAGGACGGCCTCATCGAGCAGTACGGCACGCCCGAGGACCTGTACCACCGGCCCGCGACCCGGTTCGTCGCGACCTTCCTCGGCGAGGCCAACCTCGTGCCGGTCGAGGGCGGGCGGCTCGCCGGGTTCGGCGCGCCCTACGCCGCCTCGGGCACCGCGGTGCTCCGGCCCGAGGACCTCTGCCTTGTCGGCGACGGCGACGGCGGCGACGGCATCGACGGCGTCCTGCGGCTCAAGGTCTTCCAGGGATCGCGGTTCCGGCTGGAGGTCGACCACCCCGAGGCGGGCACCCTCATCGTGAGCCTGCCTCCGTCGGTGGACGCCTCGGGGCTGACCGAGGGCGGCAAGGTCAGGATCGGGCTCAGCCACGCCGCCCCGCGTCATGTGATCGGGGACTGA
- a CDS encoding ABC transporter permease, with the protein MGSRMALGAYRVPVVAFAALLGLFLIAPFAVLLATSWTDGEFLTFPPQGFSLRWYTGLFGDTEWMGAFWTSIGVAGLATAVATVLAVAAALGLTRLTGAGRIFRSLFVLPMAMPVIAYALGLYDTVNRVPVLDDSLVPLILGLVCLAFPMVFILVSGAISGLDPALRPAAATLGARWPTIVWKVELPLLRGAIAAGALFGFNLAFDEVVLSIFLIPPGTATTLPLQMMNASSEAISPELTAASTLVTLLSLLLLGGANLISRRRGETRKS; encoded by the coding sequence ATGGGCTCGCGCATGGCACTCGGCGCGTACCGGGTCCCCGTGGTGGCGTTCGCCGCGCTGCTCGGCCTTTTCCTCATCGCGCCCTTCGCGGTGCTGCTCGCCACGTCCTGGACCGACGGGGAGTTCCTCACCTTCCCCCCGCAGGGCTTCTCGCTGCGCTGGTACACCGGCCTGTTCGGCGACACCGAGTGGATGGGCGCCTTCTGGACGTCCATCGGGGTCGCGGGCCTCGCCACGGCCGTCGCGACGGTCCTCGCCGTCGCGGCCGCGCTCGGCCTGACCCGGCTGACGGGCGCGGGCCGGATCTTCCGGTCGCTGTTCGTCCTGCCGATGGCCATGCCGGTCATCGCCTACGCGCTCGGCCTGTACGACACCGTCAACCGGGTCCCGGTGCTCGACGACTCACTCGTGCCGCTCATCCTCGGCCTGGTCTGCCTGGCGTTCCCCATGGTCTTCATCCTGGTGAGCGGCGCCATCTCCGGCCTCGACCCGGCGCTGCGCCCGGCCGCCGCCACCCTCGGCGCGCGCTGGCCGACCATCGTGTGGAAGGTGGAGCTGCCGCTGCTGCGCGGCGCGATCGCCGCGGGCGCCCTGTTCGGCTTCAACCTCGCGTTCGACGAGGTCGTGCTGTCGATCTTCCTGATCCCGCCGGGCACCGCCACCACGCTGCCGCTCCAGATGATGAACGCCTCGAGTGAGGCGATCTCGCCGGAGCTGACCGCCGCGTCGACGCTGGTCACCCTCCTGTCCCTGCTCCTGCTCGGCGGGGCGAACCTGATCTCGCGGCGACGCGGAGAAACGAGGAAGTCTTGA
- a CDS encoding ABC transporter permease encodes MAVQEVTLPSVRRPRLRVADGSGLRWLLLPPIAVLALLLIGPVAMLAQTAFSGEENAFASLVGDQVFYDAVQHTIVMTVVVTVCAVGFGTLYALGISAAPRWVAGLLLAGLFLTMWTSVLVRTFGWMLLELPAGALFWALNELGLRDQPLEIYQTSLAAYPAMVHVMLPYAVLPVWIAIGRLDHAQIQAAQVFGARPLLVLRKVVLPQLRPAMISAAVLIFLMSLGFYVTPLMLGSPSELTVAGYIDQQFNGSDNPERAAAMSVLLLGAVLVLYTAADRLFRVSEKWG; translated from the coding sequence GTGGCTGTCCAAGAAGTGACCCTGCCTTCCGTCCGCCGCCCGCGTCTGCGGGTGGCGGACGGCAGCGGCCTGCGCTGGCTGCTGCTGCCCCCGATCGCGGTGCTGGCGCTGCTGCTAATCGGGCCCGTCGCGATGCTGGCGCAGACCGCGTTCAGCGGCGAGGAGAACGCCTTCGCCTCCCTCGTCGGCGACCAGGTCTTCTACGACGCGGTCCAGCACACGATCGTGATGACGGTCGTCGTCACCGTGTGCGCGGTCGGCTTCGGCACGCTCTACGCCCTCGGCATCTCCGCCGCCCCGCGCTGGGTCGCCGGACTGCTGCTCGCCGGGCTCTTCCTCACCATGTGGACCTCGGTCCTGGTCCGCACGTTCGGCTGGATGCTGCTGGAGCTGCCCGCGGGCGCGCTGTTCTGGGCGCTCAACGAACTGGGCCTGCGCGATCAGCCACTGGAGATCTACCAGACGTCGCTCGCCGCCTACCCGGCGATGGTCCACGTGATGCTGCCGTACGCGGTCCTGCCCGTCTGGATCGCGATCGGCCGCCTCGACCACGCGCAGATCCAGGCCGCGCAGGTCTTCGGCGCGCGCCCGCTGCTGGTGCTGCGCAAGGTGGTCCTGCCGCAGCTGCGCCCGGCGATGATCTCCGCCGCGGTGCTCATCTTCCTGATGTCGCTCGGCTTCTACGTCACGCCGCTCATGCTCGGCTCGCCGAGCGAGCTGACCGTCGCCGGCTACATCGACCAGCAGTTCAACGGGTCGGACAACCCCGAGCGGGCCGCCGCCATGTCGGTGCTGCTCCTCGGCGCGGTCCTGGTGCTCTACACCGCGGCCGACCGGCTGTTCCGCGTCAGTGAGAAGTGGGGGTAG
- a CDS encoding extracellular solute-binding protein, producing MFERSTLSLTRRNFLRAATIGAGAVAAPGLLTACGSGEEAAVSAPTSGPLSGIKSKQVVYADFGGTTREARVKAFFDSFTKETGVKVVPTMTVDAVQAKMQDGEKGDYDALPAGVYELYRSLKLGHIEKLPADVTRNDSLDKDAQDYAWGTFIVANTQAYLDKAFPGGTGPQNWKDFWDVEKFPGKRGWPGTGYSFEGTIESALLADGVPMDELYPLDWERGFAKLDELREHMVFYTEFPQVQQFMVSGTVSVAKAPSGLFFALNNKGEKTHIVMNEAFQSANISITASGSPDKDAAFALAHWMSDGKRQAEFAKLTGYGPGNQAAFDFIEPELAKQIVNSPENDAKSLKADNHYLGEVYDEYVEKYTQWLSKK from the coding sequence ATGTTCGAACGTTCCACCCTCTCCCTGACGCGCAGGAACTTCCTGCGCGCGGCCACGATCGGCGCAGGCGCCGTGGCGGCCCCCGGTCTTCTGACCGCCTGCGGCTCCGGCGAGGAGGCCGCCGTGAGCGCCCCCACCTCCGGCCCGCTCTCCGGGATCAAGAGCAAGCAGGTCGTGTACGCCGACTTCGGCGGGACCACCCGTGAGGCCCGGGTGAAGGCGTTCTTCGACTCCTTCACCAAGGAGACCGGCGTCAAGGTCGTGCCGACGATGACCGTCGACGCGGTCCAGGCCAAGATGCAGGACGGCGAGAAGGGCGACTACGACGCGCTGCCCGCTGGCGTCTACGAGCTGTACCGCTCCCTGAAGCTCGGCCACATCGAGAAGCTGCCCGCCGACGTCACCCGCAACGACTCCCTCGACAAGGACGCCCAGGACTACGCCTGGGGCACCTTCATCGTCGCCAACACCCAGGCCTACCTGGACAAGGCGTTCCCCGGCGGCACCGGCCCGCAGAACTGGAAGGACTTCTGGGACGTCGAGAAGTTCCCCGGCAAGCGCGGCTGGCCCGGCACCGGCTACTCCTTCGAGGGCACCATCGAGTCGGCCCTGCTCGCCGACGGAGTCCCGATGGACGAGCTCTACCCGCTGGACTGGGAACGCGGCTTCGCCAAGCTCGACGAGCTCCGCGAGCACATGGTCTTCTACACCGAGTTCCCGCAGGTCCAGCAGTTCATGGTCTCCGGCACGGTGTCGGTCGCCAAGGCGCCGTCCGGCCTGTTCTTCGCCCTGAACAACAAGGGCGAGAAGACCCACATCGTGATGAACGAGGCGTTCCAGAGCGCCAACATCTCCATCACCGCCTCCGGCTCCCCGGACAAGGACGCGGCCTTCGCGCTCGCCCACTGGATGTCGGACGGCAAGCGCCAGGCCGAGTTCGCCAAGCTCACCGGCTATGGACCCGGTAACCAGGCGGCGTTCGACTTCATCGAACCCGAGCTGGCCAAGCAGATCGTCAACAGCCCCGAGAACGACGCCAAGAGCCTCAAGGCCGACAACCACTACCTCGGCGAGGTCTACGACGAGTACGTGGAGAAGTACACGCAGTGGCTGTCCAAGAAGTGA
- a CDS encoding phosphotriesterase, with product MIETVLGPVEATAFGAASMHEHLLSDSTVLHAPAREPLPADPRVTMANLGFVRWNLLALEDNLRLDDPAIAAAELAPLPALGQRGLVDLTSWGLGPRYADLPALSRGSGVHIAVGYGAYLGRSHPSWLAEASEDALEDLFFAALTEEISGCGYRAALLGILGTSKELQRGEVKVLRAAGRAAARTGAAATVRLDPAARLGPVVLDLLAAEGLPPDRVVFGNVDEFIDGPYLRELADAGATLEWCFGNEAYYRDGYKDATDAERLDGLGAFLADGHADRIVLGCSVWTKSQLSAFGGMGYGHLLGRIVPVLRDRGVSDGQVDAMLVANPARLLDRPPV from the coding sequence ATGATCGAGACGGTCCTCGGCCCGGTCGAGGCGACCGCGTTCGGCGCCGCCTCGATGCACGAGCACCTGCTCAGCGACAGCACGGTGCTGCACGCCCCGGCCCGCGAGCCGCTGCCCGCCGATCCGCGCGTGACGATGGCGAACCTCGGTTTCGTCCGCTGGAACCTCCTCGCGCTCGAGGACAACCTGCGGCTCGACGACCCGGCGATCGCCGCCGCCGAGCTCGCGCCGCTGCCCGCGCTCGGCCAGCGCGGCCTGGTGGATCTGACGAGCTGGGGCCTCGGCCCCCGCTACGCCGATCTGCCCGCGCTGTCCCGCGGGTCCGGCGTGCACATCGCGGTCGGCTATGGCGCCTACCTCGGCAGATCCCACCCTTCCTGGCTGGCCGAGGCGTCCGAGGACGCGCTGGAGGACCTGTTCTTCGCGGCGCTCACCGAGGAGATCTCCGGCTGCGGATACCGCGCCGCGCTGCTCGGCATCCTCGGCACGAGCAAGGAGCTCCAGCGCGGCGAGGTCAAGGTGCTGCGGGCGGCGGGCCGCGCCGCGGCGCGCACCGGGGCCGCCGCGACGGTCCGGCTGGACCCCGCGGCCCGGCTCGGCCCCGTCGTGCTCGACCTGCTGGCCGCCGAGGGACTGCCGCCGGACCGCGTCGTCTTCGGCAACGTCGACGAGTTCATCGACGGCCCCTACCTGCGGGAACTCGCCGACGCGGGCGCGACGCTGGAGTGGTGCTTCGGCAACGAGGCCTACTACCGCGACGGCTACAAGGACGCCACCGACGCCGAGCGCCTCGACGGCCTGGGCGCCTTCCTCGCCGACGGTCACGCCGACCGGATCGTGCTCGGCTGCTCGGTCTGGACCAAGAGCCAGCTCAGCGCGTTCGGCGGCATGGGATACGGCCATCTGCTCGGCCGGATCGTGCCCGTGCTGCGGGATCGGGGGGTTTCGGACGGACAGGTGGACGCGATGCTCGTGGCGAATCCGGCCAGGCTGCTGGACCGTCCACCGGTTTAA
- a CDS encoding cyclase family protein, giving the protein MDLSGAIDVSVPIHPGMLHWGRRPEVEVVEARADGFASNVSRWRIGAHTGTHIDAPAHFIDGGATVDQIDLNDLNGAARVLDLTHVEDQITARDLDEAGLGAEGRVLLKTSNSATVLRSPWKSPHWVGLAPDGAERLIEAGVRTAAIDYLSIEAVAYTKHWETHRLLCGAGVLILEVVDLLDVAPGPYGMLSLPIPFQGAEGAPSRTLLLPPAA; this is encoded by the coding sequence GTGGATCTTTCCGGTGCCATCGACGTGTCCGTGCCCATCCACCCCGGCATGCTGCACTGGGGACGCCGCCCCGAGGTCGAGGTGGTCGAGGCGAGGGCGGACGGCTTCGCCTCCAACGTCTCCCGCTGGCGGATCGGCGCGCACACCGGCACGCACATCGACGCCCCCGCGCACTTCATCGACGGCGGGGCGACCGTCGACCAGATCGACCTCAACGATCTCAACGGCGCCGCCCGTGTCCTCGACCTCACCCACGTCGAGGACCAGATCACCGCCAGGGACCTGGACGAGGCGGGCCTGGGCGCCGAGGGCCGTGTCCTGCTCAAGACCTCCAACTCCGCGACGGTCCTGCGCTCGCCGTGGAAGTCCCCGCACTGGGTCGGCCTCGCCCCCGACGGCGCCGAGCGGCTCATCGAGGCCGGCGTGCGCACCGCGGCGATCGACTACCTCTCGATCGAGGCGGTCGCGTACACGAAGCACTGGGAGACCCACCGGCTCCTGTGCGGCGCGGGCGTGCTGATCCTGGAGGTCGTCGACCTCCTGGACGTCGCGCCCGGCCCCTACGGCATGCTCTCGCTGCCGATCCCGTTCCAGGGCGCGGAGGGCGCCCCGTCGCGGACCCTGCTGCTGCCCCCCGCGGCATGA
- a CDS encoding cation:proton antiporter, translating to MSTAAAPVATLPADQLLTFLLQVGLLLALAVGLGRLARRLGMPAIVGELCAGVLLGPSVADHLFPGFTDWLLPKDPAQFHLLDAAAQLGVLLLVGVTGVQLDLGLVRRRGVTAVKVSLFGLIVPLALGVGAGLLLPASLLGDGADRHVFAFFLGVAMCVSAIPVIAKTLMDMGLLHRNIGQLTLAAGMFDDAVGWLLLSIVSAMATVGVTTGTVAASIGHLVLVLVAAAALRPVLRRLLRATGDETGLTVSVMVVVMILSAAATHALKLEAIFGAFVAGAVMATTGEITAARLAPLRTMVLYVLAPLFFATAGLRMDLTALTDSSVLGAAFAILAIAIIGKFAGAFVGAALSRLDKWEALALGAGMNARGVVEVVVAMVGLRLGILTTATYTIVVLVAIVTSLMAPPLLRHAMRRVELTAEEEIREQTFAVDPEPVASDRKGAE from the coding sequence TTGTCGACAGCCGCCGCCCCCGTGGCCACGCTGCCCGCAGATCAACTCCTGACCTTCCTGCTCCAGGTCGGCCTGCTGCTCGCGCTGGCCGTCGGCCTCGGCAGGCTCGCCCGCCGCCTCGGCATGCCCGCGATCGTCGGCGAACTGTGCGCCGGCGTGCTGCTCGGGCCGTCCGTCGCCGACCACCTCTTCCCCGGCTTCACCGACTGGCTGCTGCCCAAGGACCCCGCCCAGTTCCATCTGCTGGACGCCGCCGCGCAGCTCGGCGTGCTCCTCCTCGTCGGCGTCACCGGGGTTCAACTCGACCTCGGCCTCGTGCGCAGACGGGGCGTGACCGCCGTGAAGGTGAGCCTGTTCGGCCTCATCGTGCCGCTCGCCCTGGGCGTCGGGGCGGGCCTGCTGCTCCCGGCGAGCCTCCTCGGCGACGGCGCCGACCGGCACGTCTTCGCCTTCTTCCTCGGCGTCGCCATGTGCGTCAGCGCGATCCCCGTCATCGCCAAGACCCTCATGGACATGGGGCTGCTGCACCGCAACATCGGCCAGCTCACCCTCGCCGCCGGGATGTTCGACGACGCCGTCGGCTGGCTCCTGCTCTCGATCGTCTCGGCCATGGCCACGGTCGGCGTCACCACGGGCACGGTCGCCGCCTCGATCGGGCATCTCGTGCTCGTGCTCGTCGCGGCGGCCGCCCTGCGGCCGGTGCTGCGCCGCCTGCTGCGCGCGACCGGTGACGAGACCGGCCTCACCGTCTCGGTGATGGTCGTGGTGATGATCCTCAGCGCCGCCGCCACCCACGCCCTGAAGCTCGAGGCGATCTTCGGCGCGTTCGTGGCCGGAGCCGTCATGGCCACCACGGGCGAGATCACCGCGGCCCGGCTCGCCCCGCTGCGGACCATGGTCCTGTACGTGCTGGCCCCGCTGTTCTTCGCCACCGCGGGCCTGCGGATGGACCTGACCGCGCTCACCGACTCCTCGGTGCTGGGCGCCGCCTTCGCGATCCTGGCGATCGCGATCATCGGCAAGTTCGCCGGCGCGTTCGTGGGCGCCGCGCTCAGCCGTCTCGACAAGTGGGAGGCGCTGGCGCTGGGCGCGGGCATGAACGCCCGCGGCGTCGTCGAGGTGGTGGTGGCGATGGTGGGCCTGCGGCTCGGCATCCTCACCACCGCCACCTACACGATCGTCGTCCTCGTCGCCATCGTCACCTCGCTCATGGCCCCGCCGCTGTTGCGCCACGCGATGCGCCGGGTGGAGCTGACCGCCGAGGAGGAGATCCGCGAGCAGACCTTCGCCGTGGACCCCGAGCCCGTCGCCTCCGACCGCAAGGGCGCGGAGTGA
- a CDS encoding aminobutyraldehyde dehydrogenase, whose product MTTPTTLHAVIANAPALAADGRTLDLVNPATGEVSGRSALCGPAEVDAAARAAAAAFRTWRRSTPAERMTALLRIADELEARAEEFADAECRETGKPRRLVLTEEIPQSADALRFFAGAARVPEGRATGEYLPGLTSSIRREPLGVVAQITPWNYPLMMAVWKIGPAVAAGDTTVLKPAETTPTSTVLLGEVCARHLPAGVVNVVTGDRDTGRALVEHEVFAMVSITGSTRAGAEVARSAAGALKRTHLELGGNAPVLVFADADPVASAAAIADAAYYNAGQDCTAAARVLVHEDVHEAFTAALADRAKAARTGLAPEEDGDFGPLNSGSQLTRVLGLIERLPAHATVLAGGARVGERGYYLAATVVDGLRQDDEIVQEEIFAPVVTVQTFAAEAEAVELANGVPQGLAASVWTADHGRAVRLSADLDFGCVWLNTHGPLASEMPHGGFRQSGHGKDLSAYSLEDYTRVKHVMTAH is encoded by the coding sequence GTGACCACCCCGACGACCCTGCACGCGGTGATCGCGAACGCGCCCGCGCTGGCCGCCGACGGCCGTACCCTGGACCTGGTGAACCCCGCCACCGGCGAGGTCTCCGGCAGGTCCGCGCTGTGCGGGCCGGCCGAGGTCGACGCCGCCGCCCGCGCCGCCGCCGCGGCGTTCCGCACCTGGCGCAGGAGCACCCCCGCCGAGCGGATGACCGCGCTCCTGCGGATCGCCGACGAACTCGAGGCGCGCGCCGAGGAGTTCGCCGACGCCGAGTGCCGCGAGACCGGAAAGCCCCGGCGCCTCGTGCTCACCGAGGAGATCCCGCAGAGCGCCGACGCGCTGCGCTTCTTCGCGGGCGCCGCCCGGGTGCCCGAGGGCCGCGCGACCGGCGAGTACCTGCCCGGCCTGACCTCCTCGATCCGCCGAGAGCCGCTCGGCGTCGTCGCCCAGATCACCCCGTGGAACTACCCGCTGATGATGGCCGTGTGGAAGATCGGCCCGGCCGTCGCGGCGGGCGACACCACGGTGCTCAAGCCCGCGGAGACCACGCCGACCTCGACCGTCCTGCTCGGCGAGGTCTGCGCGCGGCACCTGCCGGCCGGGGTCGTCAACGTGGTCACCGGCGACCGCGACACCGGCCGCGCCCTGGTCGAGCACGAGGTCTTCGCCATGGTGTCGATCACCGGGTCCACCCGGGCGGGGGCGGAAGTGGCCAGGTCCGCCGCGGGCGCGCTCAAGCGCACCCACCTGGAGCTGGGCGGCAACGCCCCCGTGCTGGTCTTCGCCGACGCGGACCCGGTCGCCTCCGCCGCGGCCATCGCCGACGCCGCCTACTACAACGCCGGGCAGGACTGCACCGCCGCCGCCCGGGTCCTGGTCCACGAGGACGTCCATGAGGCGTTCACCGCGGCCCTCGCCGACCGAGCGAAGGCCGCTCGCACCGGCCTCGCGCCGGAGGAGGACGGCGACTTCGGTCCCCTCAACAGCGGGTCCCAGCTCACCCGGGTCCTCGGCCTGATCGAGCGGCTGCCCGCGCACGCGACGGTCCTGGCGGGCGGTGCCCGGGTCGGCGAGCGCGGCTACTATCTCGCCGCGACGGTCGTCGACGGCCTCCGCCAGGACGACGAGATCGTCCAGGAGGAGATCTTCGCCCCGGTCGTCACCGTGCAGACCTTCGCCGCCGAGGCGGAGGCGGTCGAGCTCGCCAACGGCGTCCCGCAGGGCCTGGCCGCCTCGGTGTGGACCGCCGACCACGGGCGCGCCGTGCGCCTGTCGGCCGACCTCGACTTCGGCTGCGTCTGGCTGAACACCCACGGCCCGCTCGCCTCGGAGATGCCGCACGGCGGCTTCAGGCAGTCCGGCCACGGCAAGGACCTCTCGGCCTACAGCCTCGAGGACTACACCCGCGTCAAGCACGTGATGACCGCGCACTGA
- the speB gene encoding agmatinase, producing MSHTPPSAPLGPVDSSRVPRFAGPATFARLPRLDQVPAADIAVVGIPFDTGVSYRPGARFAPAAIREASRLLRPYNPALDVSPFASVQVADAGDIAVNPFAIGDAVETVEHEIGALMDTGASIVTVGGDHTLSLPLLRAAARRHGPVALLHFDAHLDTWDTYFGEPYTHGTPFRRAVEEGLLDTEALSHVGTRGPLYGKADLTDDERLGFGIVTSADVMRQGVDEVVARLRDRIGDRPLYVSVDIDVLDPAHAPGTGTPEAGGLTSRELLEILRGLNGAALIGADVVEVAPAYDHADITSTAAAHVAYDLVSLLALRKGATA from the coding sequence ATGTCCCACACGCCGCCGTCGGCCCCCCTCGGACCCGTGGACAGCTCACGCGTCCCGCGCTTCGCGGGCCCGGCGACCTTCGCCCGGCTGCCCCGGCTGGACCAGGTGCCCGCCGCCGACATCGCCGTCGTCGGTATCCCCTTCGACACCGGCGTCTCCTACCGGCCCGGCGCCCGCTTCGCGCCCGCCGCGATCCGCGAGGCCAGCCGCCTGCTGCGGCCCTACAACCCGGCCCTGGACGTCTCCCCGTTCGCGTCCGTGCAGGTCGCCGACGCCGGGGACATCGCGGTCAACCCGTTCGCCATCGGCGACGCCGTCGAGACCGTCGAGCACGAGATCGGCGCGCTCATGGACACCGGCGCGTCCATCGTCACCGTCGGCGGCGACCACACCCTCTCGCTGCCGCTGCTGCGCGCCGCGGCCCGCCGCCACGGCCCGGTCGCGCTCCTGCACTTCGACGCCCACCTCGACACCTGGGACACCTACTTCGGCGAGCCCTACACCCACGGGACGCCCTTCCGCCGCGCCGTTGAGGAGGGACTCCTGGACACCGAGGCGCTCTCCCACGTCGGCACCCGCGGCCCGCTGTACGGCAAGGCCGACCTCACCGACGACGAGCGGCTCGGCTTCGGCATCGTCACCTCGGCCGACGTGATGCGGCAGGGCGTCGACGAGGTCGTCGCGAGGCTCCGCGACCGGATCGGAGACCGGCCCCTGTACGTCTCGGTCGACATCGACGTCCTCGACCCGGCGCACGCGCCCGGCACCGGCACCCCCGAGGCCGGCGGCCTCACCTCCCGCGAGCTGCTGGAGATCCTGCGCGGCCTCAACGGCGCCGCGCTGATCGGCGCCGACGTCGTCGAGGTCGCCCCGGCCTACGACCACGCCGACATCACCTCCACGGCCGCCGCGCACGTCGCCTACGACCTCGTCAGCCTGCTCGCCCTCCGCAAGGGAGCCACCGCGTGA
- a CDS encoding carboxymuconolactone decarboxylase family protein translates to MSREERYARGLEVMRRIDTGEVREAVTSVADVSPELAHQIIAWAYGEMLARPVLAPRDRQLVTLGMLAALGGCEPQLELHVGASLNAGLSPEEVVEALLQSAVYCGMPRALNAAAVARKVFAARGIAAPDPAC, encoded by the coding sequence ATGTCGCGCGAAGAGCGTTACGCACGCGGCCTGGAAGTGATGCGGCGGATCGACACGGGCGAGGTGCGCGAGGCCGTCACGTCCGTGGCCGACGTCTCCCCGGAACTGGCGCACCAGATCATCGCGTGGGCCTACGGCGAGATGCTCGCCAGGCCCGTGCTGGCCCCCCGCGACCGGCAGCTCGTCACCCTCGGCATGCTCGCCGCCCTGGGCGGCTGCGAGCCCCAGCTCGAACTCCACGTGGGCGCCTCGCTCAACGCGGGCCTCTCTCCCGAGGAGGTCGTCGAGGCCCTCCTCCAGTCCGCCGTCTATTGCGGCATGCCCCGCGCGCTCAACGCCGCCGCCGTGGCCCGCAAGGTCTTCGCCGCCCGGGGCATCGCAGCCCCCGACCCTGCTTGCTGA